A window of the Vigna angularis cultivar LongXiaoDou No.4 chromosome 3, ASM1680809v1, whole genome shotgun sequence genome harbors these coding sequences:
- the LOC108323093 gene encoding AT-hook motif nuclear-localized protein 20: MANRWWTGSIGLENSGDSMRKPDLGFSMNESAVTANHAGEEEEEKENSDEPKEGAIDVANTRRPRGRPPGSKNKPKPPIFVTRDSPNAMRSHVMEIASGADIADCVVQFARRRQRGVSILSGSGAVVNVTLRQPTAPGAVMALHGRFDILSLTGSFLPGPSPPGATGLTIYLAGGQGQIVGGGVVGPLVAAGPVLIMAATFSNATYERLPLEEDDQEQGGGGGSPPGMGGGPGEVSSSISVYNNNVPPNLGLPNGQQVNHEAYSSPWGHAPHARPPF, encoded by the coding sequence ATGGCCAACCGGTGGTGGACCGGGTCCATCGGTCTTGAGAACTCGGGTGACTCGATGAGGAAACCGGATCTGGGATTTTCCATGAACGAGAGTGCGGTGACTGCGAACCACGCGggggaagaagaggaggagaaagAAAACAGCGACGAGCCCAAAGAGGGAGCTATTGACGTGGCCAACACGCGCCGCCCGAGGGGTCGTCCACCGGGCTCAAAGAACAAGCCCAAACCGCCGATATTCGTCACCCGAGACAGCCCCAACGCGATGCGAAGCCACGTCATGGAGATTGCCAGCGGCGCCGACATCGCCGACTGCGTGGTCCAGTTCGCGCGGAGGCGCCAGCGCGGCGTGTCCATTCTCAGCGGCAGCGGGGCCGTCGTGAACGTTACTCTCCGCCAGCCCACGGCTCCTGGCGCCGTCATGGCTCTCCACGGCCGCTTCGATATCCTCTCCCTCACCGGCTCGTTTCTCCCCGGACCATCCCCTCCCGGTGCCACCGGTCTCACCATCTATCTCGCAGGAGGCCAGGGACAGATCGTTGGCGGCGGGGTGGTGGGCCCACTGGTGGCGGCTGGTCCAGTTTTGATAATGGCGGCTACGTTTTCCAATGCAACTTACGAGAGATTGCCCTTGGAGGAGGATGATCAGGAGCAGGGTGGTGGCGGTGGGTCTCCGCCGGGGATGGGAGGCGGTCCTGGCGAAGTTTCGTCGTCAATTTCGGTGTATAATAATAATGTTCCTCCGAATCTGGGTCTTCCAAACGGACAACAGGTGAACCATGAAGCTTATTCTTCTCCTTGGGGTCATGCTCCTCATGCCAGACCTCCTTTCTAA